AGTAATATCAGCTTAATTTGAGTTGAATGAAGTCAAATAGGGTCGAAGATTGGGCCTATCTGCTGGAATTGCACAGACGCGTGTGTGATAAATGGCGGTGCATAATTGGTATTTGAGAGAAACCCTAATGTCTGGTGGCGGGAAAATCGATTTTTTCGTGCTTAATGGactttgagttttgtttttcttttcaatagtcgcttttgaaattttattatcGACTGGCGTGTGCTGGCATGccccaaaccaaaatttggacTTTGGGTCGGGCCGAACTAATTTGGAATGTTTTGAGCTGAGTTAAATTAGTTAGGGGTGTGAAGGGCCCAAATCTTAAGGTTGGTTGTTTAGATGAGGGGGTTGGAGAGGTGAATTAGGGTTAAAAAGGGAATTCAAAatctcattttttaaaaaaattaaaaaaatcaggtgtagccgtgcggctatactatttatttaaaaaaaagcagcCGCACATAGCCTAGGTGCCCACGtgaaaaaagagtatagccatgcggctagctatactctttttaaaCAAGCATTGATAAAAACGGGATATGGCCGGGCGGTTGTactgttttttaaaaagtgaaCCCCATAGCGATTACGTGCCACATGTCAAAATAAGTGTAGccaagcggctatactatttttataaaaaaaaatcgtagTATAACTGCACATCTagactatttattaaaaagaaaacaaagtagCCGCACACCGCCTAAGCCCCtatatgtttaaaaaaaatagtataggaTTGCtgaaaccgagtatagccgtgcgacggtactattttttagaaaaataaaatcaccgagtatagccgggcggctgtactttaaaaaaaaaaaaaaaaaacctctatCGATTAGGAGCCACGTGttaaaataagtatagccgcacggcgatactattttttttattaaaaaaaaatcatagtttagccgcatggctatactgtttaaatacattttctttaaatgGTATAGCTATTCGGCTACACGTGGCTCCTAGTTACATTAGTTTATACTTCATAGATACTGATTTGCTaatttcaacatatccaaagcaAATATTAATCGACcactatataattttttaatatatataatttttattcgataatatgtgagaaaaataaatctcCTGCATTAAATTCTCAGTCAAAACGTAATCTCCTAGAATTGAATAGGTTACCCTTTGGCTACTCTATATGTAACATAGGCTATTCTGTTAAGCAAACTCACAAAATGCATAGTTTGCATTTTCTCTGAGAGCTTTGTCGACAAAAtacaacaatcaaataaaatacatgaatttaaAACTCGACGCATGCGTTTACTAGTAAGCATCACCCAAGCCAAGACCGGTTGATGTAACTAAACACAAAGGCATGTCCTAAAACAGAAAACCCCGCATGCGCATAGTGCTAAATTCAACGCATTActtaaacaaattatatattaaaaaaatatataaaaaagtcatttttacaaagaagaaaaataattaacaaacATAATGTTGCAATATGAAATGTCAAGCGTGCACATTGTATGTGGGACGATTATACAAACAAAAGTAATGATACAAAGACTATACTTTCATTATAGTTACTCACAAATAAAATCTTTAGGAGGTCAACGGGGTATAATAGAGTAGAAAaagtattaatttaaaaattattgtaTCAGGTTTGAACATCTATGAGTCTATGACATTTTAACAGTGAAATGTGCAGTTGTGGGTTAAGTCAGTTAGTCAAAATAGTAAACTCCTTCCGATGCACCTAAATTCGACCCCCCTCACCATACATTAGAGTAGTTTCTCGAACAttgcatttataaataaaaaaaagaatgtttTTTTGGCAATTTAATCAAAGAGAGAGTTAACATTTTGCAAGCCCTTAGCCTAGGTTCGATGACCCGTGGCCTTATGTGGTTGGGCCGTGGCCCATATGAATTACTGTGCACTAAAATCCATGGACTGAGCTTCCCTTGACTCCACCTAATCCGCCAATAACCACCCACGTCTTGTGCCACACAGGAACAAGAAAACCCGTGGGCCATCGCACTCACCATTTTTAGACCACATCTCGATAGACGAAAATGCCCCTCATCCATTAAGCATATTCCAGATTCTCCTGGGCCACAACCGTAATTTCGCAGGAAAAAGTAGGCCATAGCACATAGAATCCACTAATAATAATACCCACTCTTGGGCACCAAGAAAAAGCCGCAGTTAAAAACAAGACCCGAAAAGCGAAaatctcacacacacacacacacacactctctctctatcttgcGATTTCGTGAATATCGAGATAAAAAAAATGGGCAGGAAGTTCTTCGTCGGCGGCAACTGGAAATGCGTGAGTATCCGATTCGCGATATcctgttttcctttttatctgtttggttgctgagaacaCCATAGAAACTAAtggaaaaatcagatttcGAGTATTTTATTGCCGTCTTAATCAACCGAtctgttttatgtttttcgtTTTCTGTACCCTCAGCCACTTTTTGATCAACCAAACAGATCcttgtgttttgttttctgatttGATTTGTGCTTTAAGTTTGATTGAACGAAGTGCTGATTTACTTAAATCTGAATCTGCGTGTAGAATGGAACCTTCGATGAGGTGAAGAAGATTGTGAAGATACTCAATGAGGGACAAGTGCCATCACAAGATGTTGTGGGTGAGTCTGTTCTTCTTCTGATTTGGATTTGATttgcaagtttttttttctgcttcaGTGCTCTTGTTTATCTCTATGAGACTGCcttcaaatcaaaatttatgCCAATATTCCTGAACTTATGAGATTTACATATTTGTAATTCTTCTATAATGGGTAGTGATCTGTATGAGTTATCAAActgttaatttgttttttgggttgttcTTATTGCAGAGGTTGTGGTGAGCCCACCATATGTGTTTCTTCCAGTGGTGAAGAGTTCGTTGAGGCCTGACTTTCATGTTGCAGCTCAAAACTGCTGGGTCAAGAAGGGTGGTGCCTTCACTGGTGAAGTTAGGTGTGTATGTTTATGATTTACAAGTATGTTTCATTGCGTCAAGATGTCGACATCTAGTTTCAAATTGATACatagtaaaaaaatattatgtttattaCTGATATTTTGTAGAGTTAATGATTTAGGTGCTGTGGTCAAACCCTTAATACTTTAGCAATATTACTGATAAAGGAAAGCTCAGAATATGAGGCTTCTGATctgataaaaaaaagaatgcgaCTACAACGAAAGCATAAATCTGCGAAGATGGTTTGTTTTAAACTGGTTGCGACAGGATCACAGGATTTAGTGAGCTAAATACATATAAGTGTATACATCGAATGTGCATTTTATGTCAATCTGGACTTTTCCCTTGTTAAGTTGATTTGTTGTGATATTCAGTGCTGAAATGCTGGTCAATCTGGAGGTTCCTTGGGTCATTCTTGGTCATTCTGAGAGAAGACTTATTTTAGGCGAATCCAATGAGgtactctttctctctctctctctctctctctctctctctctcgatcaATTTATCATTAGCTATTGCTTAATAGTTTCTCATTCTGCACACATATTGTTTCAGTTTGTTGCCGATAAGGTTGCATATGCACTAGCTCAAGGTTTGAAGGTGATTGCTTGTGTTGGTGAGACTCTTGAGCAGCGAGAATCTGGCTCGACTGTGGAGGTTGTGGCTGCACAAACCAAGGCCATTGCAGGTGCTTTTCAAAATTCCAAGTTCTTGCTTACTGTTAGTGTGAAAGAATGTTTGTTGAGTGTTGTGTAACTGGATTAATTACTTTATGTACTTATTTAATAGATGTTTTTTTCACTGCAGCAAAAGTGTCAGATTGGACCAATGTTGTGTTGGCCTATGAGCCCGTGTGGGCCATTGGAACTGGCAAAGTTGCATCTCCAGCTCAGGCTCAGGAAGTAAGTCATGTCTTTCTGATTCTCTGGATatggttttttggttttatttgcTTTAGTTTGAACTGAGAGCTCTTTGTGTATTATATTTAATGTTGAGCAAGATCAAGAATGTTATAATTGGTAAAGTGAAATGAGGATAATTGATGGAAAACAATGGAGAGCAATTCTAAGGATTTTCTGTCTTCAAGATTTCCTAAAACTAAAGTAAAATGAGCTTGAGTGAGCAATTCTTTCTGAATTGTCAACTACCCACCTTTTGTGGTTGGGGTTTCCTAGGTCATATACTCATTATGCATGCTAGTATGTATGTGTGTCTGTATGCATGTATGTTTATCTACATATTTCACCATGCCTGTGTTTCATACGAACTTTTCTCCACACAACAGGTGCATTTTGAATTGAGGAAATGGCTTCAAGCAAACGTAAGTCCTGAAGTTGCTGCAACAACCAGGATCATTTATGGAGGTATCTTTCTACATCTGTACCACCTCATTTTGTTGTTTATCTGCTTGTGGATCCTATCCTTTTCTCAATCTATATTTCTAGTTTCCTTATTTTGTtgacaaataattttgaagtaagattatctattttttgcttgatgatgatgagctTTTTCTCCCCCTCCTGTTTGGgttttttactttcatttttttcacaatCATCAACTTCGTTGTAATCAGAAATAGAGCGAGGCAGGAGGAATAAATGTCTATAGATACTAAATTACTAAGTTGTTACTTTCTGAAAAACTTTATAACTCCCACTAATGCAGCATTCTGACAATTTCCCGTGTCAATGTATACAAGAATGAGTTTGACAAAGGTAAAAAATCAAGACTTATAATACAAGAATGAGTGCTTATTAAAAATTACTTTGACTTTGGGGTGAAAGATCATATGCCAACCTAAGGTCAACAATCCATCGAAATCAtttcaaattataaatatatgtttCTCTTGCCAAGAATCTTGTGCCAATTTTGAGTGATCTATTTTTTGAAAGGAGTCCCCTCAGTTTGCATGGTATTCTATTGACTAAAGTGCACGCTTTTCCTTTGTACATGAAGATAAGCAGGCCACTTATCTTTCTCCTCTGTTGGCTTTTACGTTACTTGGCTTAACTAAATACCTTTTGTCAGGGTCTGTGAATGGTGCAAACAGCAAAGAGCTGGCAGGTCAGCCCGATGTTGACGGATTTTTGGTTGGTGGAGCTTCTCTAAAGGTAATGATCATAGTTTATGCTCATGCTGATCATACGGCCGCTGTGATTTTCTGGTCAAAGAAAGTTTTCTTATTAACCCTTATTTCTTACATGTGTGCCTCTGTGGCCTCTCTCCAGCCTGAGTTTATTGACATTATCAAGTCTGCGGAGGTGAAGAAAAGTGCCTAAAGCGTTGAACCTGATGAGAGTAGTGTGACTTTAGATCTCTTGTCTGGGAGGTGGAGAATCTATTCCGCACAATTTTACAGATACTCTTTTGAGGAAATAATTATGctttttttcctcctttttgtATTCCGATCAGCACCtggatttgggtttttctgtattaataaattttcttaAGTGCCAAAGCTTTCAAGTATTTTCGGTCAAGAGttccaaattttcaatataTGGGatcaaagaaaagcaaaatcaGTGAAGCTTtgcttgaaaagaaaaataaaaaacaccaCAATGGGCTTGAGAGAGCCTTTTGTTCTACCCAGAAAGTACCCATCCAATAAAGCTTTATAATTCCATGCTGTTGGGCCAAAAGGCCAAGGTTGCTTATTCATGcatcttggttttttttttgggacaatATTCATACATCTTAGTATTCAATAAAGCTTCTCAAACTTATGACGACACGTATGAAAAttcacgtgttataatataaataagttGGTATCATTATATGGTAGTTTGACGACATAGGTGAATGGATTGATAACGTTATATGTGACACGTGCTGGTGTCACGACCTCTCGGAAAGATTACTTTTACTCCCAACAATGAAGGAGCACCACATCATCCGTCATGATTGCCACCGACTCTGGTGCTCCTGAATATCTTTGTACAATATTTGGAGTTGACTCATGGGGCGCATACGATATGAGAGTGAAACATTTACCATTCTCTCTGTCTTTTGTCGTTGCAATGATCTTTCACAACAAGGATCCAAAAGAAAGGCAAAGATTTGAATGTTGTAATTACAGTGAGTGATGAAagtgagaaaaaaaacaaaggggCATTTGCCATTGATGAAGGTCGGCGTGGCCTTCATTGACTTTTGTGAGTGCTTACTTTTCCTCTGTCCCTCTCAACCCTAAAGAAGATGGCTCATGGCAGGCCCCCCGTCAAGCCATTTGTCTTACGAGTTGCTCAATTAATATTCTACATGTCacccctttttttcttttgtgccaATTGCCTTGAAGAATATTAATATTAGATTAGATTAGCATGAGGGTCAAGGATTACCAAACATAAGCGACTTGAACCAAACTTTATAATCACAATGATATCACaacatatattttaacatGTCCTTTGGACCCTTTGGAAAGCCAAACCTTCATGTTATATTTGGGCTGGGAAAAGTCAAATAATGACTGGTcttcttgtgtttttttcctCCTTAAATTCGTTCATTTCCCACTAAGCCTGGAGCAAACTGCTTCAAACAATTGATTGTTTTCAAGGCTCATCGAACGTTATTTTAGTCATGATTGCAGTAAATCTGTCCCTCTCTAATTGTAGAACATTATTCTTTACTAGAAAcaaatatgttttttatttgaaacaATTCATAGGTTATTCTTGGTTACGTACGTGGATGAAACCCGGAAAGTATTTTATGATtatagagaaaaaacaaaataaataattgactGCCTCTTTCTATTTTCCACCCACTTGTTCTGACCTTACGAAATGGGGACTTTTgtatttgttaatttcattaaCTTGTAGACTTTGCCGCATATGTGGATTATTAGCAAACTCTCTTTTATctctaattaaattttaaattaaaactataattaaagatatatagaaaataaagGGAGAAAGAAGTTGCTGATGTTGGGTAGCtaagaaagagaaacaagCTGCTGTCACATAACTAAAAGAGAGGTGAAAAAAGATATGAGACAAGCATATGTGTAAGgtttgcttttaattttttttaattttgaactGAGCTTATAACATATGTAggtactttttttaaaaaaaaaaaattttgggttaGACGGGCACCCAACCTGTCCTGTGCACAGAACTGCCCCTGAGTCCAATAAAAAAGGGTCTTGACTAGCAAACAAGTGGTCTCATATTCGAACTCTCATGACACTTTGATAGTGTATGTTAGAAATTCTCATTCCCTCGTAATTTAGACTATTGTgtatatttaataaataaatgaaaaaaagcccaaaacgcACAGCAGCGGTGAGGCCATGCAAAGCTGTCAAACGCATGATGAGTGAGGCAGACAAAGAGCACATAATCTGGATAAGCTTGAACAGTCTATTACAAATTTTCCAAacctctctctgtttctctctctctatctacAACTTGCAGATAAAGAAACTCAAATGGGGAGGCCAAGTCAACCCTTTCTCACTTTTGTCCTTCCCGAAGGTCTGATAAAAGAACTTTCCCAGAACCCAAACACCTCACATACCTCCAAATTTCCATGTTCAAAAGCAAATAGCATCCGCCTCTCTCTGATCAACCTTTCTTTGGTTGGTTCACTTTCTAGTATTCAATTGGTGGGTTATGCATGCGGGTGACAGCTAGGTATTTGTAAAAAGGCCCGAGCATTCACACACATTCGGGACATCATCTTTGATTCACGGACCTTGCTCTGCTTTGCTTGATCTGTTCAACTTGTTTACACTTGGGTTTCtatttcttcctcctctttgGCAGTTGGGTTTGGCAACAGGAGTTTTTGGGACGTTTTGTGCTGATGGGTTCCTGCTTCAGTTCAAGAATCAAAGCTGACAGCCATCTTCATAATGGTAATTAAGTTTTAAGATTAATCAACTGTTTTCTGCTTTACAATGctaattaaaagtttgggattttaattaaatttggttGGCTTTGATTACTGAAACATGAAGAACTGGAATCTACAGCTGCTCTAGCTAAGCTTgctgttttctgttttgtttccaTGAAGAACATCATTTGGttgggatttttgttttgatatcTGCCTCTGAACCATTTGCTACTGTTCTATTGAATCCTGCTTCTGGGTTTATATGATTGTTACTGCTCTGATTGCTCATAAATAAGAAAGCtaaagaagaataagaagaaaaactcaaattttacTTCTAAGTAATGGTCACACACACTCAAGTTCAACTTTGAATATTCTATTTGTGTTCTGTTTTACTTTCTTCAATTGGAAATGATTGCCTCCCATTTTCCTTAGCGAAGTGGAGGGATATCAAGAGGTTAAGACCTTTTCAAACCAGTACCTTTCtcatttgaattttgtattATTCTGTAAGATTCATCCAATGAAGCTTGCAGTTAGGATCAATTTTAAATCAGATTTGCATGGACAAACTGGTTTTTATTACACATGATTGTCACGTACTACACCACTTAGAAGGAgatttgtattcttttttatataagacTGGTATCTGACGTGTCTAGGATTCTTTTGAGCATTATTTACAAGTTATATGGTATTTGACATGTCTAGGATTACATTCAAATAGCAAGGTGTCGTCTGTCTCGGTGCCTTCAACTCCTCGCACGGAGGGTGAGATCTTGCAGTCCTCCAATTTGAAGAGCTTTGCCTTTAATGAACTGAAAACAGCCACCAGGAACTTCCGTCCTGATAGTATGGTGGGTGAAGGTGGTTTTGGTTGTGTCTTTAAGGGGTGGGTTGATGAGAATTCATTGACAGCTGCCAAGCCTGGTACTGGCATGGTTATTGCTGTGAAAAGGCTCAACCAAGAAGGTCTCCAGGGTCACAAGGAATGGCTGGTGAGTGTCACTTCTATCCTTCGTTTGCTTACATGCACTTCTGCAATATcttgttgatttgtttttgatACCCTAATCCTAGCATTTGTTCATATTAGTTGAGCATGTTGCAACAAATATTTGAGAATCTTATATACATTGATGATCAGTTACTCAAAGCCCCCCAAGAGGAATAGATGAGAGTAGTTGGAAAAGCTAATATATTGAAACAATCTTAATGAATCTTGCTTCTTAACGTGTTACAAATAGATGATGTAACAtgtaatattttcagagaatAATGTATTTACTTTGTGGCGCCTCTTGAACTCTAGACGGAAATTAACTACCTCGGGCAGCTACATCACGAAAATCTTGTGAGGTTGATTGGTTACTGCTTAGAGGATGACCACCGGATGTTGGTGTATGAATTTATGCCTCGCGGAAGCTTGGATAATCATCTATTTAGAAGTCAGTTATAAACTTCCTTCACTGTTTAGCCATTTGATCTTTTAAACTAAGCAGTACCACTGATAAAGAGATCAAATATTTCAATATGAAGTATAATTAGGGACTTAAAAACTGTTGTTGGTGGAACAGGGGCTTCTTACTTTCAACCACTTTCGTGGAACCTTCGTATGAAGATTGCCCTTGGTGCTGCTAAGGGTCTAGCATTTCTTCACAGTGATGAGGCCAAAGTGATATATCGGGACTTTAAAACTGCTAATATCCTGCTTGATTCAGTAAGTGAAACATTTAACTGTTGAGTTTATGCTTCTAGAAGAGTTATGACAGACTTGCTAAcacatcattttttttttttttgaaaa
The Prunus dulcis chromosome 2, ALMONDv2, whole genome shotgun sequence DNA segment above includes these coding regions:
- the LOC117617318 gene encoding triosephosphate isomerase, cytosolic, with product MGRKFFVGGNWKCNGTFDEVKKIVKILNEGQVPSQDVVEVVVSPPYVFLPVVKSSLRPDFHVAAQNCWVKKGGAFTGEVSAEMLVNLEVPWVILGHSERRLILGESNEFVADKVAYALAQGLKVIACVGETLEQRESGSTVEVVAAQTKAIAAKVSDWTNVVLAYEPVWAIGTGKVASPAQAQEVHFELRKWLQANVSPEVAATTRIIYGGSVNGANSKELAGQPDVDGFLVGGASLKPEFIDIIKSAEVKKSA
- the LOC117617830 gene encoding receptor-like cytoplasmic kinase 176 isoform X1, producing the protein MGSCFSSRIKADSHLHNGLHSNSKVSSVSVPSTPRTEGEILQSSNLKSFAFNELKTATRNFRPDSMVGEGGFGCVFKGWVDENSLTAAKPGTGMVIAVKRLNQEGLQGHKEWLTEINYLGQLHHENLVRLIGYCLEDDHRMLVYEFMPRGSLDNHLFRRASYFQPLSWNLRMKIALGAAKGLAFLHSDEAKVIYRDFKTANILLDSTYNAKLSDFGLAKDGPAGDRSHVSTRIMGTYGYAAPEYLATGHLTAKSDVYSFGVVLLEMLSGRRAVDKNRPSGEHNLVEWAKPYLASKRKVLQIFDARIEGQYSVGGALRAVNLAIRCLAVEPKFRLNMNDVIKALEQLQEPSDTEGSGVSQNDPRPNPHANSSHVPKHRRNSTNGIDNATPPHPKASVPRSHA